From Haloglomus litoreum, the proteins below share one genomic window:
- a CDS encoding VirB4 family type IV secretion system protein, with protein MGSVVEQLAALPPALQDALASLPPLVSPEGLLVYGVGGVVLLIAIANLLTWYRDRQADDVVLADLLDEETLDAGAREEALFDDIAERQQSTMAPSAIEWETRAARVGADWTTTLYVAGYPDYPSDGYLSGLFELTDVRFDLTVHIDPKNQSQARDALQRTADDIQADADLERSVRGAYLQERANEATATYKAVENGQRVFDQGMFVTVRGETKEDLRESVREVRAALREQPAGLEPKTAICTQDLSLQSAAPVGPNVFGRDAIVLGGAVGALLASPHNATILEEGGVEFGIHKDTRSPLVLDPFAREDGYAMFTVGDPGSGKSFGAKQNFIRTIEQDPDCIGVVLEPLNNWTGVTEALGGQRVTVGGTMGLNPLEIKPTPERVLQRRGDDASPLKERRERAISFFTNFFALRDVSLGDRRTTLELALDEAYERKGITDDVSTHDRESPTVRDMLDILEEMSEDPESFVVRADAEGEKLADDAVWLLDQLRPFTEGGQFENLGRESEFDIRDEKLIYLDLVQQGGNLGGHTSLLMELLISLVYERAKETDKRVVLVVDEARYLMSDAATLSYLETIFRHHRHHDLSIRLITQTVDEFFQWPEAEMILDQCAIKQFHKLDGMDEEWANEFGLNYAQMRYVQDAIPGNEQEGYSQALLGVDGEWRGMEIQALPKEKQVIDFDPTTDTPDVSAIVDSDGDSTDSEAAVEGPPLTDGGRE; from the coding sequence ATGGGTAGTGTCGTGGAGCAGCTCGCAGCCCTGCCCCCGGCCCTGCAGGACGCCCTCGCGTCACTGCCACCCCTCGTCTCACCGGAGGGGCTGCTGGTCTACGGTGTCGGCGGGGTGGTCCTCCTCATCGCGATCGCGAACCTGCTCACGTGGTATCGCGACCGACAGGCCGATGACGTGGTACTGGCCGATCTGCTGGACGAGGAGACGCTGGATGCGGGTGCCCGCGAAGAAGCGCTGTTCGACGATATCGCGGAGCGGCAGCAGTCGACGATGGCACCGTCGGCGATCGAGTGGGAGACCCGGGCGGCCCGCGTCGGTGCGGACTGGACGACCACGCTGTACGTCGCCGGCTACCCGGACTATCCATCGGACGGCTATCTGAGTGGACTGTTCGAACTGACGGATGTCCGGTTCGACCTGACCGTCCATATCGACCCGAAGAACCAGTCCCAGGCGCGGGACGCCCTCCAGCGGACGGCGGACGATATCCAGGCCGACGCGGACCTCGAGCGAAGCGTCCGGGGTGCCTACCTGCAGGAGCGTGCCAACGAGGCCACGGCGACGTACAAGGCCGTCGAGAACGGCCAGCGCGTCTTCGATCAGGGCATGTTCGTCACGGTCCGTGGCGAGACGAAAGAGGACCTCCGCGAATCGGTGCGGGAGGTCCGTGCCGCGCTGCGTGAACAGCCCGCTGGACTGGAGCCCAAGACCGCCATCTGCACACAGGACCTCTCACTCCAGTCGGCCGCCCCAGTTGGTCCGAACGTGTTCGGCCGCGATGCGATCGTCCTGGGTGGCGCGGTCGGGGCCCTGCTCGCCTCGCCACACAACGCGACGATTCTCGAGGAAGGCGGCGTCGAGTTCGGTATCCACAAGGACACGCGCAGCCCGCTCGTACTGGACCCGTTCGCCCGTGAGGACGGCTACGCGATGTTCACCGTTGGCGACCCGGGGAGCGGGAAGTCGTTCGGTGCGAAGCAGAACTTCATCCGGACGATCGAACAGGACCCGGACTGTATCGGCGTCGTCCTCGAACCGCTCAACAACTGGACCGGCGTCACGGAGGCGCTCGGTGGCCAACGCGTCACCGTCGGCGGAACGATGGGGCTGAACCCGCTGGAGATCAAGCCGACGCCCGAACGGGTCCTCCAGCGTCGCGGCGACGATGCGAGTCCGCTCAAGGAGCGCCGCGAGCGGGCGATCAGCTTCTTCACGAACTTCTTCGCGTTGCGCGACGTGAGCCTGGGCGACCGCCGGACGACGCTGGAACTCGCACTCGATGAGGCCTACGAGCGCAAGGGCATCACGGACGACGTGAGCACCCACGATCGCGAGAGCCCGACCGTCCGTGATATGCTGGATATCCTGGAGGAGATGAGCGAAGACCCGGAATCGTTCGTCGTCCGAGCGGATGCGGAGGGGGAGAAACTCGCTGACGATGCGGTCTGGCTACTGGACCAGCTCCGGCCGTTCACCGAGGGGGGCCAGTTCGAGAACCTGGGCCGCGAGAGCGAGTTCGACATCCGCGACGAGAAGCTCATCTATCTCGACCTGGTCCAGCAGGGCGGCAACCTCGGCGGGCACACGAGCCTGCTGATGGAGCTGCTCATCTCGCTGGTGTACGAGCGGGCCAAGGAGACCGACAAGCGCGTCGTCCTCGTCGTCGACGAGGCCCGCTACCTGATGTCCGATGCAGCGACGCTCTCGTATCTCGAGACCATCTTCCGGCACCATCGGCACCACGACCTCTCGATTCGCCTCATCACGCAGACCGTCGACGAGTTCTTCCAGTGGCCCGAAGCAGAGATGATCCTCGACCAGTGTGCGATCAAGCAGTTCCACAAACTCGACGGGATGGACGAGGAGTGGGCCAACGAGTTCGGCCTGAACTACGCGCAGATGCGCTACGTGCAGGATGCGATTCCGGGGAACGAGCAGGAGGGCTACTCGCAGGCACTTCTCGGCGTCGACGGTGAGTGGCGCGGGATGGAGATTCAGGCGCTCCCGAAGGAGAAGCAGGTCATCGACTTCGATCCGACGACGGACACTCCCGACGTGTCGGCCATCGTCGATTCCGATGGCGACTCGACGGACTCCGAGGCGGCTGTCGAGGGGCCGCCGCTCACCGATGGTGGGCGTGAGTAG
- a CDS encoding Cdc6/Cdc18 family protein produces MIRDARVLDPEFVPRDIVHRDAEVNALSNALDPITEGEHGKTTFLFGPSGTGKTCIARYTVEQLREAVIDITTQYINCWQNYSRFRVLYEILSAIGRTVDIHRQSTPADLLLERIQNHDGSPYVIVLDEVDQLEDKDVLYDLYMTRGISIVMIANREEDLFAQLDERLVSRLHASRRIRFERYGMDDLVAILQARVDRGLTPDAIDDEDLRFIADAAAGDARIAIATLREAARTADRDGLTHIPSETVREALPNARETLQQKSLDRLKPHQRTLYEIIEECGEIDPGELYGQYQERTSSPKSKRTIRKYLQKLAAYDLIVAEGEKRGRTYRLSGSVER; encoded by the coding sequence ATGATTCGAGACGCGCGTGTCCTCGATCCGGAGTTCGTTCCTCGGGACATCGTTCACCGGGACGCCGAGGTCAACGCGCTCTCCAACGCACTCGATCCAATTACCGAGGGTGAACACGGGAAGACGACGTTCCTGTTCGGTCCCTCGGGGACGGGGAAGACGTGCATCGCACGGTACACAGTCGAGCAGCTCCGCGAGGCGGTCATCGACATCACGACCCAGTATATCAACTGCTGGCAGAACTACTCGCGCTTCCGAGTGCTGTACGAAATCCTCTCTGCCATCGGGCGAACGGTCGATATCCATCGCCAGTCCACGCCGGCTGATCTGTTACTGGAGCGAATCCAGAACCACGACGGCTCCCCGTACGTGATTGTGCTCGACGAGGTCGACCAACTCGAGGACAAGGACGTACTCTACGACCTCTACATGACCCGCGGTATCTCGATCGTGATGATCGCCAACCGCGAGGAGGACCTGTTCGCCCAACTCGACGAGCGGCTGGTAAGTCGGCTCCACGCGAGCCGCCGCATCCGATTCGAGCGCTACGGGATGGATGATCTGGTCGCGATTCTACAGGCGCGGGTTGACCGCGGGCTGACGCCGGACGCGATCGACGACGAGGATCTCCGTTTCATCGCCGATGCTGCAGCAGGGGATGCCCGCATCGCGATCGCCACGCTTCGAGAGGCCGCCCGGACGGCTGACCGGGATGGGTTGACGCACATCCCGAGCGAGACGGTTCGTGAGGCGCTCCCGAACGCTCGGGAAACGCTCCAGCAGAAGAGTCTCGACCGACTCAAGCCCCATCAGCGGACGCTCTACGAGATCATCGAGGAATGCGGAGAGATCGACCCGGGAGAACTGTACGGACAGTACCAGGAGCGGACCTCGAGTCCCAAGAGCAAGCGAACGATTCGGAAATACCTGCAGAAGCTGGCCGCGTACGACCTGATCGTCGCGGAGGGGGAGAAACGGGGACGGACATATCGCCTCTCAGGTAGTGTGGAGAGGTAG
- a CDS encoding type B DNA-directed DNA polymerase, with protein MPFTFDFLDGDVLRWTVTEDGAEYERDTDYTPTLYVTADTQERLTAIQPHVERFTEVVATAFESWRRGFRHEVESVLRVDVDSIDAVTSVASDIRGWGTPGEYRLYNVDFSREFRYCLEQKLNPTPDQSLRVLALEAAAPNIAGDPGLSTVTVDGAVIEGDPPDVTATVEERVQATDPDVLRISESDLLAQLHAVADEQEWDYQLGRVPGFQQLAGRSTFESYGRVGHSPARYNVPGRAIVDESNTFFLREANLDGCLDLVARSRKPLQETAWASIGNILTAIQIRKARQRNVLVPWKAWRPEQFKTMRQLDDADRGGFTFAPDVGLHEDVHELDFSSLYPSIMITRNISPETIRCECHRGREDVPGLGYCICDEPGYLPEVLEPLVSDRERIKTELAECSDPERRADLEGRSDAIKWILVSCFGYQGFNNAKFGRIACHEAINAFAREILLDAKEQLEANGWRVVHGIVDSIWVTPATAEPTALETVANEITDAIGIELEYEAAYDWVAFVPLRNSDTGALTKYFGRVAGEDRYKYRGIECRQHSTPPFIAEAQQELIRTLDTTRSPEAVCDRLARFRSSLRSGEIDTDQLLVEKRVSKGPDDYEQFTQTAAALDRAASEGLDCHPGQRTAYVVVDDDATTADRVRLAHEDGDRYDADYYDDLLCRAAESVLSPLGWREAGIRQYCSDMREPTLTAFRN; from the coding sequence ATGCCGTTCACGTTCGACTTCCTCGACGGCGACGTCCTTCGGTGGACGGTCACCGAAGACGGTGCTGAGTACGAACGCGATACCGACTACACGCCGACACTCTACGTCACCGCGGACACCCAGGAACGGTTGACCGCCATCCAGCCACACGTCGAGCGGTTCACCGAAGTGGTTGCCACAGCCTTCGAGTCCTGGCGGCGGGGGTTCCGACACGAGGTAGAGTCCGTCCTCCGAGTCGATGTGGACTCAATCGATGCGGTCACCAGCGTCGCGAGCGATATCCGGGGCTGGGGAACCCCCGGCGAGTACCGACTCTACAACGTGGATTTCTCACGAGAGTTCCGCTACTGTCTGGAGCAGAAGCTCAACCCCACGCCGGACCAGTCGCTGCGTGTGTTGGCACTCGAAGCGGCTGCCCCGAATATCGCGGGCGACCCTGGACTATCGACAGTCACGGTCGATGGAGCAGTAATCGAGGGCGACCCACCGGACGTGACCGCGACCGTCGAGGAGCGAGTCCAGGCAACCGACCCGGACGTACTCCGTATCTCGGAAAGCGACCTCCTCGCGCAACTCCACGCAGTCGCTGACGAGCAGGAGTGGGACTACCAACTCGGGCGAGTCCCGGGCTTCCAGCAACTCGCCGGGCGGTCCACCTTCGAGAGCTACGGACGGGTCGGGCACTCGCCAGCCCGCTACAACGTGCCGGGGCGAGCCATCGTCGACGAGTCGAACACGTTCTTCCTCCGCGAGGCGAACCTCGACGGCTGTCTGGATCTGGTCGCTCGCTCCCGGAAGCCGCTGCAGGAGACGGCCTGGGCCTCGATCGGCAACATCCTCACAGCGATTCAGATTCGCAAGGCTCGCCAGCGGAACGTCCTCGTACCGTGGAAGGCATGGCGGCCGGAGCAGTTCAAAACGATGCGACAACTGGACGACGCTGACCGAGGCGGATTCACCTTCGCTCCTGATGTCGGGCTCCACGAGGACGTTCACGAGCTCGATTTCTCGTCGCTCTACCCCTCCATCATGATCACGCGGAACATCAGTCCGGAGACGATTCGTTGCGAATGTCATCGGGGACGAGAGGACGTTCCTGGGCTGGGCTACTGCATCTGTGACGAGCCGGGCTATCTCCCGGAGGTACTCGAGCCACTGGTGTCCGACCGTGAGCGTATCAAGACGGAGTTGGCCGAGTGTAGCGACCCCGAACGGCGAGCGGACCTAGAGGGTCGGTCGGACGCTATCAAGTGGATTCTCGTCTCTTGCTTCGGCTATCAGGGATTCAACAACGCGAAGTTCGGCCGCATCGCGTGCCATGAAGCGATCAATGCGTTCGCGAGAGAGATTCTCCTCGACGCGAAGGAACAGCTCGAAGCGAACGGGTGGCGGGTCGTCCACGGCATCGTCGACAGTATCTGGGTCACGCCAGCGACGGCGGAGCCGACTGCACTCGAAACGGTGGCGAACGAGATTACCGACGCGATCGGCATCGAACTCGAGTACGAGGCCGCCTACGATTGGGTCGCGTTCGTCCCGCTCCGGAACAGCGACACTGGAGCGCTGACGAAGTACTTCGGCCGCGTCGCAGGGGAGGACCGCTACAAGTACCGCGGCATCGAGTGCCGCCAGCACAGCACGCCGCCGTTCATCGCCGAGGCCCAGCAGGAGCTCATCCGAACGCTCGATACCACCCGCTCGCCGGAGGCCGTCTGCGACCGGCTGGCTCGGTTCCGGTCGTCACTCAGGAGTGGTGAGATCGACACGGACCAGTTGCTGGTCGAGAAGCGCGTCTCGAAGGGACCGGATGACTACGAGCAGTTCACCCAGACCGCGGCGGCACTCGATCGGGCCGCGAGCGAGGGCCTCGACTGCCATCCGGGACAGCGGACAGCCTACGTGGTCGTCGACGATGACGCGACGACGGCCGACCGTGTCCGACTCGCTCACGAGGACGGCGACCGATACGATGCCGATTACTACGACGATCTGCTGTGCCGGGCAGCCGAGAGCGTCCTCTCACCACTCGGGTGGCGAGAGGCAGGCATTCGGCAGTACTGCAGCGATATGCGAGAGCCGACGCTCACGGCCTTCAGAAACTGA
- a CDS encoding DUF3006 domain-containing protein, which translates to MIPDGTYTAVLDRFEDDLAVLEVAGEDERYELAVDQHDLPQPAQHADAVLEIEVADGALVDADYKPAESEQRIDDAQDRFDRLSKRPPSDDDDP; encoded by the coding sequence ATGATTCCCGATGGCACCTACACGGCGGTCCTGGATCGCTTCGAAGACGACCTGGCGGTGCTGGAGGTCGCGGGCGAGGACGAGCGGTACGAACTGGCCGTCGACCAGCACGACCTCCCGCAACCAGCACAGCACGCGGATGCGGTCCTCGAAATCGAGGTTGCCGACGGAGCACTCGTCGATGCGGATTACAAACCCGCGGAATCGGAGCAACGAATCGACGATGCGCAGGACCGCTTCGATCGGCTCTCGAAGCGCCCACCGAGTGATGACGACGACCCCTGA
- a CDS encoding lamin tail domain-containing protein, with amino-acid sequence MTHSARAVIVLCAGLVLVAGCTGPAGIGDSSPQSPPGDNATPVEGSLEVHFINVGQSVATLVVGPTGETMLIDSGHFNDDGEYVLQYLQQQNIERIDYLVTSHNDADHIGGNAAVIEYFETDADGIGAVYDPGIAAGTETYSEYLDAIEAHEVTLYETREGDRIPFENVSVQVMGPPEPYLEDEARNENSIVLKLTYGQTSFLFTGDAEDDQEAYLVDQYGSQLRATVMKAGHHGSKSSTSGALLDAAQPKAVVISSAYDSRYGHPNEETLQRLAEREIPAYWTATQGHVVLRSDGTEVTVASQQEAPTDPTSIRDGSPVEVGTTTAVERRAVISGGGVVDATSTASPVATDGGTTTTGQGSGSGELALASVHADAEGSDRDNLNDEYIVLENTGDGPLDMSGWTLSDEAGATYTIPDGTTLAAGATITIHTGSGTDTETDLYWGSGSPIWNNGGDTVIVTDDDGSTVLNEAYS; translated from the coding sequence GTGACACACTCCGCCCGGGCTGTCATCGTCCTTTGTGCTGGATTGGTACTCGTCGCTGGCTGTACGGGTCCAGCGGGCATCGGCGATAGCAGCCCACAGTCACCGCCGGGGGATAACGCCACTCCGGTCGAGGGCTCCCTCGAGGTTCATTTCATCAATGTCGGCCAGTCCGTCGCGACGCTCGTCGTTGGCCCGACAGGCGAGACGATGCTCATCGATAGCGGCCACTTCAACGACGACGGTGAGTACGTCCTCCAGTATCTGCAACAACAGAACATCGAGCGCATCGACTACCTCGTCACGAGCCACAACGACGCTGACCACATCGGTGGGAACGCGGCCGTCATCGAGTACTTCGAGACCGACGCCGACGGCATCGGCGCCGTCTACGACCCCGGTATCGCCGCCGGCACCGAGACCTACAGCGAGTACCTCGACGCGATCGAAGCCCACGAGGTCACCCTCTATGAGACCCGCGAGGGCGACCGCATCCCGTTCGAGAACGTCAGCGTCCAGGTCATGGGCCCGCCGGAGCCGTACCTCGAAGATGAGGCCCGCAACGAGAACAGCATCGTTCTCAAGCTGACCTACGGCCAGACGAGCTTCCTGTTCACCGGTGACGCCGAGGACGACCAGGAGGCGTATCTCGTCGACCAGTACGGCTCGCAGCTCCGGGCGACCGTGATGAAGGCGGGCCACCACGGAAGCAAGAGTTCGACCAGTGGGGCGCTGTTGGATGCCGCCCAGCCGAAGGCGGTCGTCATCTCGAGCGCGTACGATTCGCGGTACGGCCACCCGAACGAGGAGACGCTCCAGCGGCTGGCCGAGCGCGAGATCCCGGCCTACTGGACGGCGACGCAGGGCCACGTCGTCCTGCGGAGCGACGGGACCGAGGTGACGGTCGCATCCCAGCAGGAGGCCCCGACAGACCCGACGAGTATCCGTGATGGGTCGCCCGTCGAGGTGGGAACGACGACGGCGGTCGAGCGCCGCGCCGTCATCAGCGGTGGTGGTGTCGTGGACGCGACGAGCACGGCCTCACCCGTCGCCACCGACGGCGGGACCACCACGACGGGGCAAGGTTCTGGTTCAGGTGAGCTCGCCCTCGCGTCGGTTCACGCCGATGCCGAGGGGAGCGACAGAGACAATCTCAACGACGAGTACATCGTCCTCGAGAACACCGGCGACGGGCCGCTCGACATGTCGGGGTGGACGCTCAGCGACGAGGCCGGCGCCACCTACACCATCCCCGATGGCACCACGCTCGCGGCCGGCGCTACGATCACGATCCACACCGGGAGCGGGACCGATACGGAGACGGACCTCTACTGGGGGTCGGGCAGCCCGATTTGGAACAACGGCGGCGATACGGTCATCGTCACGGACGATGATGGGTCAACAGTACTCAACGAGGCGTACTCATGA
- a CDS encoding IS5 family transposase: MQALPKSRLLRFVEQAYHFARRATARYSSKFSKRRYTLHQHIVLLCLKVRKNTTYRMLLDELIEMPRIRRAIDLEELPSPSTLCKAFNRLNMAVWRVLLNLSVTLLPTNGIVGIDASGFDRSHASKHYTKRTKLTIQQLKVTLLVDTRANAIIDVHVTTTRKHDSQIAPSLIKRNTDEVVVLLGDKGYDDQKIRTLAHEQDVRPLIKHRTFSSLHKAWNARIDANLYGQRSQNETVNSRLKRKYGAFVRSRRWWKQFRELVIKCVVHNVERALAISGDEYERLGF; encoded by the coding sequence ATGCAGGCCCTCCCGAAGTCTCGGTTGCTCCGGTTCGTTGAGCAGGCGTATCACTTTGCTCGTCGAGCAACCGCTCGATACTCTTCGAAGTTCTCGAAACGACGGTACACACTCCACCAACACATCGTTTTACTCTGCCTCAAAGTCCGGAAGAACACGACGTATCGGATGCTTCTCGACGAACTCATCGAGATGCCTCGGATTCGACGTGCCATCGATCTTGAAGAACTCCCCTCTCCTTCGACGTTGTGTAAAGCGTTCAACCGGCTCAATATGGCTGTCTGGCGGGTTCTCCTCAACCTCTCCGTTACGCTTCTCCCGACCAACGGTATCGTCGGGATCGACGCCTCCGGATTCGACCGCAGTCATGCCTCAAAACACTACACGAAGCGAACGAAATTGACGATTCAGCAGTTGAAAGTCACGCTTCTCGTAGACACGAGAGCGAACGCGATTATCGACGTACACGTGACGACGACACGGAAACACGACTCGCAAATCGCACCGTCGCTCATCAAGCGAAATACCGACGAAGTAGTTGTTCTCCTCGGAGATAAAGGGTACGACGACCAGAAAATTCGAACGCTTGCCCACGAGCAGGATGTTCGTCCGCTCATTAAGCACCGCACGTTTTCGTCGCTCCACAAGGCGTGGAACGCTCGGATCGACGCCAATCTCTACGGGCAGCGTAGTCAGAATGAGACGGTAAACTCTCGGCTCAAACGCAAGTACGGTGCCTTCGTCCGGTCACGACGCTGGTGGAAGCAGTTCCGTGAGCTCGTCATCAAATGCGTTGTTCACAACGTGGAACGCGCCCTCGCAATTTCAGGCGATGAGTACGAGCGTCTGGGATTCTGA
- a CDS encoding bacterio-opsin activator domain-containing protein — MATEATFTVPSDQFPLGTIFKQLPNVTVELERLVPAQEVVIPYFWVRGTEVDNIVGAFTEHPGVKEIRLVDSVEDEYLLRVEWTTAYDDVLTVLAETKVPLIDATGTNQEWTFEIRGDDRSDISAFQRRCRELDIPVTLAAMHALTPVEKETEAVLTNTQLEALVLAYDRGYFESPREVTLEALGEELGISQQAVGSRLRGGIKQVLGNTLSALTVRP; from the coding sequence ATGGCTACTGAAGCGACGTTCACGGTTCCGTCAGACCAGTTCCCGCTGGGGACAATTTTCAAGCAACTGCCGAACGTGACGGTCGAGCTGGAGCGACTCGTCCCCGCACAGGAGGTGGTGATTCCCTACTTCTGGGTGCGGGGAACCGAAGTCGACAACATCGTGGGCGCGTTCACCGAGCACCCCGGCGTGAAGGAGATTCGGCTCGTCGACTCCGTCGAGGACGAGTACCTGTTACGCGTCGAGTGGACGACAGCCTACGACGACGTGCTAACCGTACTGGCCGAGACAAAGGTTCCACTGATCGACGCCACCGGGACAAACCAAGAGTGGACGTTCGAAATCCGCGGCGACGATCGAAGTGACATCTCCGCATTCCAACGACGGTGTCGAGAGCTGGACATCCCGGTCACGCTGGCGGCAATGCACGCACTCACACCCGTCGAGAAGGAGACCGAAGCCGTCCTCACGAACACCCAGCTAGAGGCACTGGTCCTCGCCTACGACCGTGGGTACTTCGAGTCGCCCCGCGAGGTCACGCTGGAAGCCCTCGGTGAGGAACTCGGCATCTCACAGCAAGCCGTCGGCTCCCGTCTCCGGGGAGGGATCAAGCAGGTTCTCGGCAACACGCTCTCCGCTCTCACAGTCCGACCCTGA
- a CDS encoding DUF7344 domain-containing protein: MSTDSAFEALTHEQRRTLLLALLESNPQEAGVASLTGKSELTDAEQREQIEMFHVHLPKLEDYGYIEWNKETDQIIKGPQFDEIRPLLECIASNDAE; encoded by the coding sequence ATGAGTACAGATTCAGCATTCGAGGCACTCACGCACGAACAGCGCCGTACACTCTTGCTCGCTCTTCTCGAATCGAATCCGCAGGAGGCAGGGGTTGCGTCACTCACAGGAAAATCAGAGCTGACTGACGCCGAGCAACGAGAGCAGATCGAAATGTTTCACGTTCACTTGCCAAAGCTCGAAGACTACGGCTACATCGAGTGGAACAAAGAGACAGATCAAATCATCAAAGGGCCGCAGTTCGACGAGATTCGGCCATTGCTCGAATGTATCGCGTCCAACGATGCGGAGTGA
- a CDS encoding HalOD1 output domain-containing protein — translation MSPSSPTSSANAWSHAVIEAVAKEMDVHPTELPEKLYDVVDPGSLDSLFANKNPTAGTVMFTYCDYTVTVTANGDVSLEK, via the coding sequence ATGAGTCCGTCATCTCCCACTTCATCAGCCAATGCGTGGAGCCACGCCGTAATCGAGGCTGTCGCCAAGGAGATGGATGTTCACCCCACTGAACTGCCCGAGAAACTATACGACGTGGTCGACCCCGGCTCATTAGATTCGTTGTTCGCAAACAAAAACCCGACAGCCGGCACTGTGATGTTCACGTACTGCGACTACACAGTCACTGTCACCGCAAACGGCGACGTGAGTCTCGAAAAATAG
- a CDS encoding alpha/beta fold hydrolase: protein MRTTENGGEPRTEGSTRPVEAEKGDVTGQYVTVELDGVGHRIYYEAAGPEDGIPLLCQHTAGCNNQQWRHVLRDEEITEHYRVIAYDLPRHGKSVPPSSESWWAEQYDLTAERFTDTIVGIADALDLEDPVFIGSSMGGTITLELGDWYPERFRALIGLEAGLFTPGYYIQWLDHPHVNANDIISHATWGLMAPHSPEWARRETLYNYEQGANGVLKGDLYYYSMEHDYRDSADDIDATETRMYLMNGEYDYLTNPDDAREAAAAIGDGATAHEMKAVGHFPMAEGPGLFRAYIKPVLDDIRGVRDEPVPEVLRPEDFGLEANR, encoded by the coding sequence ATGCGAACGACGGAGAACGGCGGGGAGCCACGAACGGAAGGCTCCACCCGGCCGGTCGAAGCGGAGAAAGGCGACGTGACCGGTCAGTACGTCACGGTCGAGTTGGACGGAGTCGGCCACCGGATCTACTACGAGGCCGCCGGGCCGGAGGATGGGATTCCGCTGCTCTGCCAGCACACCGCCGGCTGTAACAACCAGCAGTGGCGCCACGTCCTTCGCGATGAGGAGATCACCGAGCACTACCGGGTCATCGCCTACGACCTCCCGCGACACGGGAAATCGGTTCCCCCCTCCAGCGAATCATGGTGGGCCGAACAGTACGACCTCACGGCCGAACGGTTCACCGACACCATCGTCGGCATCGCCGACGCACTCGACCTCGAGGACCCCGTGTTCATCGGTTCGAGTATGGGCGGGACCATCACGCTCGAACTCGGTGACTGGTATCCCGAGCGGTTCCGGGCCCTCATCGGGTTGGAGGCAGGCCTGTTCACGCCCGGCTACTACATCCAGTGGCTCGACCATCCCCACGTCAACGCGAACGACATCATCTCCCATGCGACGTGGGGGCTGATGGCTCCCCACTCACCGGAGTGGGCTCGTCGGGAGACGCTCTACAACTACGAGCAAGGGGCCAACGGCGTCCTCAAGGGCGACCTGTACTACTACTCGATGGAACACGATTACCGGGACTCCGCGGATGACATCGACGCCACGGAGACGCGAATGTATCTCATGAACGGCGAGTACGATTACCTCACGAACCCCGACGACGCTCGCGAAGCGGCCGCAGCAATCGGCGACGGCGCGACGGCCCATGAGATGAAAGCCGTCGGGCACTTCCCGATGGCGGAGGGGCCGGGCCTCTTCCGGGCCTACATCAAGCCGGTCCTCGACGACATCCGTGGCGTCCGGGACGAGCCCGTTCCCGAGGTCCTCCGGCCGGAGGATTTCGGACTCGAGGCGAATCGATAG
- a CDS encoding winged helix-turn-helix domain-containing protein: MSDDAPTDGPPDGPEVFPDSAEAPEQPLNAADIAPFTTDTDEYDDINELATAEWKATTTADERIRAVISRTATAKMASEIADIAAVSESKARSALKSLVDEGVAETTQGASGTLYRRDSDRHLIEQLHRLASSGGLLEQLQAVKAEIGEYQDEYETDSPEDVLLSDRHLGHEELTDISHWRTAERDLDYLRAAYRIQEAKERVHETDNQVGTESRRRPTQ; encoded by the coding sequence ATGTCCGATGATGCCCCTACCGACGGCCCACCGGACGGCCCGGAGGTGTTTCCCGACTCGGCCGAGGCTCCGGAGCAGCCACTCAACGCTGCCGACATTGCTCCATTCACCACCGATACGGACGAGTACGACGATATCAACGAGCTCGCGACGGCCGAGTGGAAAGCAACGACGACAGCCGACGAGCGGATTCGGGCCGTCATCTCGCGGACTGCGACGGCGAAGATGGCGAGTGAGATCGCCGACATCGCTGCTGTCTCGGAGAGCAAGGCTCGGTCGGCGCTGAAGTCGCTTGTCGATGAGGGGGTCGCCGAGACCACTCAGGGCGCTTCTGGGACGCTGTACCGGCGGGATTCCGACCGGCATCTTATCGAGCAACTCCACCGACTGGCGTCTTCCGGTGGGCTGCTTGAGCAACTGCAGGCGGTGAAGGCCGAAATCGGTGAGTATCAGGACGAATACGAGACGGACTCCCCTGAGGACGTGCTTCTCTCGGATCGTCATCTCGGGCACGAGGAACTCACTGATATCTCACACTGGCGGACGGCCGAGCGCGATTTGGACTACCTGCGGGCCGCGTATCGGATTCAGGAAGCGAAAGAGCGCGTCCACGAGACTGACAACCAGGTAGGTACCGAATCCAGGCGCCGTCCCACGCAGTAG